The nucleotide sequence GACACATATTTAGGGCAGAGGAGAGGCCAGTTAAGTTGTGTAGCTCAAAACCATTGTGCTAGCATAACTGTTAcgttgaatgttgttgttgttcagtcgttcagtcgtgtccgactcttcgtgaccccatggaccagagcacgcctggcacgcctatccttcactgcctctcgcagtttggccaaactcatgttagtagcttcgagaacactgtccaaccatctcatcctctgtcgtccccttctccttgtgccctccatctttcccaacatcagggtcttttctagggagtcttctcttctcatgaggtggccaaagtactggagcctcaacttcaggatctgtccttctagtgagcattcagggctgatttctttgagaatggaaaggtttgatcttcttgcagtccatgggactctcaagagtctcctccagcaccataattcaaaagcatcaattcttcggcgatcagccttctttatggtccagctctcacttccgtacattactactgggaaaaccatagctttaactatacggacctttgtcggcaaggtgatgtctctgctttttaagatgctgtctaggtttgtcattgcttttctcccaagaagcaggcgtcttctaatttcgtgactgctgtcaccatctgcagtgatcatggaacccaagaaagtgaaatctctcactgcctccatttcttccccttctatttgccagggggtgatgggaccagtggccatgatcttagtttttttgatgttgagcttcagaccatattttgcgctctcctctttcaccctcattaaaaggttctttaattcctcctcactttctgccatcaaggtagtatcatcagcatatctgaggttgttgatattttttccggcaatcttaattccggtttgggattcatccagtccagcctttcgcatgatgaattctgcatataagttaaataagcagggggacaatatacagccttgtcgtactcctttcccaattttgaaccaattagttgttccatatccagttacGTTCCATATCCAGTTacgttgttccatatccagttacGTTGAATACTGCCCTATATTTCCTGTAATATGTTGAAGTTTGTTCTTAAATTCTCCTGAGAGTAGTTAATGTTCATTTGAATATGTAAAATTAGCCATTTTTTGTGGTCTTGTGCAGCCACACACAAGATTTACACTGTATGGGGACAACAACTTAGAAATGTCTGGAGCTAAAATGGCACAAGTAGGCATTCAAGCTGCTCCCCTTTAGGGAAAAGCCCCCAAAGTAGATGTCTGTATcaagagcagtgttagaaactgagatatgaaagctaggagctaatggcaccttaaacctaggttgtgggCGCCACAGTGGAGTGTCTTGGTGGGCTttctttataacaagaatacaaagctgaaaatcaaTGAATCGCAGCTAAtgtcttatgttcatttttcgcatggtctagtcctcatctgaagactgcaaaaaaacaaagccatacttcccctgcgcccaccccacccccaatatccttatgagggtcccttcttcagtcttcagagagtggctggaagggaggcagaaaaaggtcctccttttcttccagcagtggcagttttaatctgaaatcttaggctcagtactgcacccagagctcagaaactgctcacctTAATGAAATTCCCCATCGCAAAACGCgcttagaacaatgggagtttcaaacattgCTCAAGAGGCAGATGACtgtctcttcctgctcagttctctTTTGACTGCTGCCAAAGCAGGAACATCAAAGAATGTTCTCTGCCATAGCTATGAAGAAAGTAAAGTTCTTTTTAATGGCTTTGTCATTCAGGCAAGAAGCAGGCAAAATGTGAAGTGTACCACCTCAGTTTGTGACTGCTGCTCCCCAGTATTCaaggattattttttaaacatCATTGCAACTTCCACAACATCTCTTATCTGCTGAgcccatttaaaatgtgtttcagaACTGAATTAGAAGCAAGAAGGAGGCACACATTATCTTAGTAGGGGTTTTTTAAGTGGAACATTGCTCACaaagctgtggggttttttgtttttttgtctctcCACTTTCAGAGCTGCTCCTTGCTTCTCACTGGTAAGATCTATCCAGTATTTCCTTCCTATTCTGTCACTGACTGGTTTTTACAGCTGGTCACTTTAGCTCTTGTGCCTTCAAGCCAAGTCTTAATAATGTCTGTCCCTGTTTCTTTAAAACTAAAGTGCCCAGCTTCCACAATTCATCAAATTCTATTGCTGCTTTGCTAAGCAGCTCAGGCAGAAAATTATGTGCATTCTTAGATACTTGCTTTAAAGGGCAATATCATATGTTGACCTCCAAATGTAAATAGCAAACTGCTTCCATTGAAATTATTGAAATGCCTTTTGAGAAATGTTTGTAAGTATGGTAGATAATTTTAGAGAAATGCAAAGGTGAATAATGCAATGATACTTTGTTATCATTGTCTTGTATCCAGCTGCAATGCTTTTTTGCCCATGAAAGCTGCTCTGCTAATATATTAGAGCTCAGTCCTGGTGAATCAGAGAGTGGATAGTAATGCAGTAATGTGGTTAGGAGGATTAAAGGATGAGTACGCTTTATAGATTCTTGTGTATCAACAGCTCAGACTACTATATGCATCACTTTTCATATACTCATGCAAAGAATTGTAAGACATGAAATTAACTGGTTCAAGATACAGGTTCAAGATACTGGTTCAAGTGAGGAAATGATGCAAATATGCAGATTTGCATCATTTCCTCACTTGGCTGCCATTATTCTGCCTGTGGTGAAACTGTCCACTCTCTTCCTTGTTCCTCACACAGTGAGTGGAAGGCATGACGCAAACCCTGACCTTGTGAATGCTGAAACAGGTGTTAGGTTCCTGGCAGGGCCAGAGGATTTTACATATCTGAGCACAGAGAGGAAGAGGGTACATAGGAAGATATTTATCTGCTTGCTTTTAATCTGTCTTTACATGCTTTTACTATTGTACATAGCTATTTGCCTTTTTAGCTCTCCTCTGAACATTCTTTTAATGGCATAAACTCTCTTACATGACTCAATAAGAAAATGTAAATATCCCAAACTACCATTTTCTATGCAGGGCCTAAGATAAAATTGTAGCATAAGCCCAATTTTTTCTTGAATCCTTTATGCAGAAAAACATAGGTAAGAAAGTGAAATGTGTTGCAATTCCTTTATATTTATCACTCATAACTTGTTGGGTTGGTAAGTTACATCTACTCTGTATTTGATTTTtgacccttttttttaaaaaaaaaatcaatattcaCAAGGAGGAAAAAGCACTCACTGTGGTTTAGCTTCTCAGTAATAATACTTAAACCTCTGGAGctgggggaaggaggtggtcaTTACACACTGTCCAGGAGTTTAAGCATAAACTGTACAGTACTAGAATCAAATAACGTCTCAAGGAGTGTAATGTTGATTTTATTTAAACCTTTGTCACTTAACCCTGTTTCTTTTTCATCTCTTCTGAAGGTGCTCTTACCGAGTGCTATGATGAACTGGGAAACCGATACCAGCTTCCTGTCTACTGCCTGGCCCCGCCCATCAACATGATAGAAGAGAAGGGTGATTTAGAGACTCTGGATATTCCCGATCCACCACCTAACTCCGGTCATGAATGTCAGCTTCGTTTACGCCTTTCAACAGGCAAAGACCTCAAACTTGTGGTCCGCAGTATGGACACTGTCTATCACATGAAGAGAAGACTGCACACAGCAGAGGGTGTGGAGCCCAGCAGCCAGCGGTGGTTTTTTTCAGGCAGGCCCCTGGCAGACAAAATGAAACTGGAGGAGTTGAAAATACCAAGGGACTATGTGGTGCAAGTCATTGTGAGCCAGCCCTTAACAAACCCCACCCCGGTGGAGAACTGACTTTGCCTGTatgtttctcttttccttttctgctcttcTTACCATGTGGGAACTTTTTCACTGTTTTTGTTCTCTCCGACTAGTGGGTTGGTTCTAAACAATGACCAGCAAAAACTCCATCTGTGATGGAGCTttagg is from Lacerta agilis isolate rLacAgi1 chromosome 2, rLacAgi1.pri, whole genome shotgun sequence and encodes:
- the UBTD2 gene encoding ubiquitin domain-containing protein 2; this encodes MGGCVGSHHDSSGSLNENSDGTGVALGRNQPLKKEKPKWKSDYPMTDGQLRSKRDEFWDTAPAFEGRKEIWDALKAAAHAFENNDHELAQAIIDGANITLPHGALTECYDELGNRYQLPVYCLAPPINMIEEKGDLETLDIPDPPPNSGHECQLRLRLSTGKDLKLVVRSMDTVYHMKRRLHTAEGVEPSSQRWFFSGRPLADKMKLEELKIPRDYVVQVIVSQPLTNPTPVEN